NNNNNNNNNNNNNNNNNNNNNNNNNNNNNNNNNNNNNNNNNNNNNNNNNNNNNNNNNNNNNNNNNNNNNNNNNNNNNNNNNNNNNNNNNNNNNNNNNNCTGCTTTTAGTATATCTCCCATTTGTAAATCCGGCAACCCCTCAAGTGCAGCAATGCATTTTTGTATGCTATAGGGATCCTCCAATTTCCTCTCCTCGATGGCTGCAAACCGTTCCATCTCTTCTCTTTTGAGGCTCAGGTACCTCTCGTGGAAATCATCAATACTAGAATTAGTCTTCTGTCTTTTCCCCCTCTTAGCACTAGTAAGCTCAGGAGCAGAATGAGATGGTTGACAATTTCTACGTATGTCTTCTGGAAGTTCCATCGACATATGTGGGGTTTGCTTTGAAGAAAATGGTGTTGGTATTGCATCTTCTGATTGAACATGTAATGCAGAATCTTTCACTTGAGTTGAGTTCACAGCTTCTAGGTGTAATGGATCATCGGTGCAGAACCAATTAGTGCTTCCATTGTCCTCTTCAGTATCAATATGCATGCACGATTCCATAGGAGCAGGTAAGTTCGGTGTAGGTGAGCGATGATGCTCCTCGGGACCTTCCAACTGTTGCGAATATGATGTAGTGACCTGAGAGAGTTCTCTGGCCTTGTTTGCATAATAATCCATGCCACGACAACTCCTTCCTTGAGCATAGCGCCCTGCATGAATTATGTCCAGAATAATCTCACTTAAGAACATTGTACAAGACAAACCATAACTCAAGTCAATGATTTAAAACTTACCATCATATAGAGCAAATAGATCATTATAGTATGGGAATGACTTNNNNNNNNNNNNNNNNNNNNNNNNNNNNNNNNNNNNNNNNNNNNNNNNNNNNNNNNNNNNNNNNNNNNNNNNNNNNNNNNNNNNNNNNNNNNNNNNNNNNNNNNNNNNNNNNNNNNNNNNNNNNNNNNNNNNNNNNNNNNNNNNNNNNNNNNNNNNNNNNNNNNNNNNNNNNNNNNNNNNNNNNNNNNNNNNNNNNNNNNNNNNNNNNNNNNNNNNNNNNNNNNNNNNNNNNNNNTCTTGCCATCGGAGGGCATCTTTTTTCTTACGGGCCTTTAATGCTTCCCAAACACTGTCCGGAGCAACCACCATCATTCTATCACGATCCCAACCGAAACCACTTTCAGATATCAAGTCTTGTATAGCTTTAAAATCTTTCTTCAGATCCTGCTCCTTTTGTTTTATCTGCGTTACTGTGAGTGATAAACCAAACTTTATATTGAATGCATTCACAATACTTCTCCAAGCCTCTTTGCTCCATGCATTTTGTGTTCGATATCTTGGGACATCATGTTCTTTCAAGAGCCAAATAAGATATGACTTCATTTTGTGATTCCAGCTAGCTCTATCACAATTTTTGTTGGTACCTAATGACAGGAAAAGGGCAATTTTAGTAATAGTTATCGAATAACAAGTTAACTGCTCATGTGCGCATACAAGTTCAGTCTTCCTAATGCTCTGGATCCATAATATAGTTTGCTACATAATCTCAAAGAATTTTTAAGATAGCTAGGAACGCCATGCTATAGCTGCACAATGTTAACTGCTGCTGCAGTGATATATGTATACATTAGTGCATGTATGCTTGCTTAATTTGTGGTAAAAAAATATTATCTGAAGATGATGTACGCACACTACCATTTAACTAATCAGAACTATATGCTACTACTTGGAAACACAGGGGCAGTGGCGGAGGGTGTGAGCTGAATTTAAGTGGGGGGCAAACAAGGGCACGCCCCCAAAACGGCTGGAGAGATTAGAGAGGCCGGGTGATTAGAGGGGCCGGTGATTAGAAGTGAGTTTAGCATTGGGATTTGCTTTTTCTTTTGCAACAAATTCGTTCTGAAGGGGAGGCCAGGACCCGGGATGATACCACCAACGCCCCAGCACACTGGAGATCCCGAATCAAACTAATCAGATTACCACACTATACAAAGAGAAACAGATCTGTCCTAATAAAAAAATTGAACACCAGATTGAGATTTCTGAATGAGAGAGCAAGATGTATGAAGCGAATTACCTAATTCTTGCAAGATCTCCTCACTTCCCCCAAATTTCAGATCTTCCAACCCTTGTGTGACTTGTGTCGATGGAACGGGGGGTGGAGCTCGAAGGACAATGGGAGGGGGCGGATgaggtggaggaggtggaggaggaggaggagtaggtgCTCGGATCCGCCGGTTGGGCATGCTGCACCGGTGGTCATCCATGTCGATTTCGCGCGAAGCTCGCGGGAGAAGGGCGCGGGATGGGGCGGGACAGTGATGGGGCGAGGGGAGGATTTTCAGTTTTTCACCGGGCGTTCCCTTTGGTACGAGTAGATGTTATTTTTCCTGTGAAAAGTACAGGTTAGCGACGTTTTCCTGTGGAACAAACAAACTACTTCCTGCGAAGCGAACGGGCTTCCTGGAATTTATTCCCGTGGAAATTAGGCCTGCAGAAATCCTGTGAAAATCCCTTGCACCGAACGCAGCCTAAGTATTGAATTTTCAAGCATCAGTATAAGCATGAACTTTTCTGTCCTAGTGGTTAGACAAATCTGACATCTGACCCCTTCTCTACTGAATAGAAAGAAAGCCACACATACCAACTCAAGAGGGTTATTCGAGCATAGACAAATGCTGCTGATCCACCTGCCAGTTCGCTTATCTTTTTCAGATAAGAACTGTGAATAAACTCATGTAGCTTAGCAAATAAAGCATCTTTGGACAGACATCTTCGCACTATAGGCATGATAGTTTTTCTTCATTGCAGAATGTAAAAGATAtatactttataaaaataaaaagtaTATCAGCCAGCTATAAGAAAAATGCAAAGCTTCAAATTAGTTTCAACCGAGAACCAACTCGGATCTTTATCCAGCAATGTTATTTTTAATCTGGACAGGCATTCCATATTTTGTATAGTAAACCGAATCATGTATGCTTGCTGGCATAGGGGAATTGGACTGCCGCATATCCTTGGTTGGCATGTTTCACCCCGCAAGACGACACAATCAGAAACTCAAAAAAGAAATCGGGTATAGTTGATGCTTTCTTGATGGTTTTTCCTTCTGAACTTTATTCTCCTGTAGAATGCTGAGTTTACTGATGTATAAAAGATATTGATGAACACTATGTGAATAAAAAAAATGTGTGTtctcctgccttgtgatgtttgcaATCAACAACTTAACATGAACAGAGCATGCGATTTAGTAATGTTGCTTATGTCCAGAATGTAAAACTGAATGTGCAAGACTGTCATCAGGATGTAATTGAGGCTCAAACCAGCAAATAATTGTCTCCAGCCCTGCATTTGTTTGATTATCTACATCCCAGGTTTGGCAACACCTCTCGGAAGGTTGTTATCTTTTTATTACTAGCTCATTAAGGACAATACAAGCTTCAGAATCTGAATTACTGTGATCGTAGACAGTCTGAAACTACTACTGTCTATCATAGAAGTTTTCCTTTTTCCCACATATATATGATGAAGAAACAGGTGCTCAGAAGAAAATATATAAATATTAACAATGAGAAACTGATCCATCAGAGCAAAAAAGATGCTTATTCTAGTTTCAGCTTATCCACTCCTTATATTTGCAATGGATCATAATACCTACATATATTTATAAAGAACCCTAAAATAAAACTAGAAGTATGGCAAACCGAATTGAAATACCAGCCTTGTGCGTAGCGGTAGTTTGAGTGCTACCCCATAAATACCAGACTTTTTCTCTGGACTGTCCTGGAAATATATTTCTGTCCTAAATTTTCTTTAATGGTAATTCTGTCAAATAATGCAGGACCGGGACATCTTCAAATACAGAGTCTTATGCAAGTTATTACAATCAGTATGATATTGTCAAGGTCATCCAAGTACTTGCCCTTTTAGATGCATATACAGCTATATGAAGGAGAATAACAGAGTACTGGCCACACCTGCTAGATGTATTTCAAAACGAGAGGTCAAAAATAGGTAAAAAATACTGATTCAAGCTATGCTCTACAACAAGTGCAGAGCAGGTACACAAGAAAAATACAAGATCCTATGGAATTCGTGGTTCAAGAATAGGGACGGTGANNNNNNNNNNNNNNNNNNNNNNNNNNNNNNNNNNNNNNNNNNNNNNNNNNNNNNNNNNNNNNNNNNNNNNNNNNNNNNNNNNNNNNNNNNNNNNNNNNNNNNNNNNNNNNNNNNNNNNNNNNNNNNNNNNNNNNNNNNNNNNNNNNNNNNNNNNNNNNNNNNNNNNNNNNNNNNNNNNNNNNNNNNNNNNNNNNNNNNNNNNNNNNNNNNNNNNNNNNNNNNNNNNNNNNNNNNNNNNNNNNNNNNNNNNNNNNNNNNNNNNNNNNNNNNNNNNNNNNNNNNNNNNNNNNNNNNNNNNNNNNNNNNNNNNNNNNNNNNNNNNAACCCTTGATCAGACGAGATGAATACGTCCGCGAAACcggcgtcgtcgccgtcgccggaggGGATCGGACCTTGGAAGCGGAGGGGAGATCTGGGGAAGGAGAACAGTGACGGCCGCGGTCCGTCGCAGTCGCTGGAGGGGCGGAGCTTGGTTCGTCAGCACCGGAGAGAGGGGGTCAGGGGCGTCGCTTCTGTCGCCGGCGGAGGAGCTCGGAGGCGGCCGGGGGCGCTGGGTCTTGGTCGACGGCTCTGCCGTTCGCTCGTCTCGCTCGAGCCGTGGGTTTCCTGCCCGAGCTCGGGGCTCGTGGGTTTTCTCCCCGTGGAAAGGACGTGGCTCGGGCAGGGTTACCCCGAGAACGATGCGGTCCAAATGACCAACTCAATTTCCCTGGGCCAACTCGGCCCGTGGTTCTCCAGCCCGGGGAAACAGCAGGGATCCCTCcgggaaaccctgcaaccaaactaGCAAAGTGCGGAAAAAAGCTCGGGCTAACATCACGAGTTGTAGGGAGTAGgagtaggggtgggcataaaaaccgagaAACCGAAGACCGAAACGAAGctgaaaccgaaaaaaccgaatttTCGGTTTTTAGTAGTGTTGATGAAAAATTCGGTTTTTACTTTT
This portion of the Triticum dicoccoides isolate Atlit2015 ecotype Zavitan chromosome 7A, WEW_v2.0, whole genome shotgun sequence genome encodes:
- the LOC119333591 gene encoding uncharacterized protein LOC119333591; amino-acid sequence: MDDHRCSMPNRRIRAPTPPPPPPPPPHPPPPIVLRAPPPVPSTQVTQGLEDLKFGGSEEILQELGTNKNCDRASWNHKMKSYLIWLLKEHDVPRYRTQNAWSKEAWRSIVNAFNIKFGLSLTVTQIKQKEQDLKKDFKAIQDLISESGFGWDRDRMMVVAPDSVWEALKARKKKDSFPYYNDLFALYDGRYAQGRSCRGMDYYANKARELSQVTTSYSQQLEGPEEHHRSPTPNLPAPMESCMHIDTEEDNGSTNWFCTDDPLHLEAVNSTQVKDSALHVQSEDAIPTPFSSKQTPHMSMELPEDIRRNCQPSHSAPELTSAKRGKRQKTNSSIDDFHERYLSLKREEMERFAAIEERKLEDPYSIQKCIAALEGLPDLQMGDILKVDRNVQKVDGGSSSVWI